From Drosophila busckii strain San Diego stock center, stock number 13000-0081.31 unplaced genomic scaffold, ASM1175060v1 chrUn_07, whole genome shotgun sequence, one genomic window encodes:
- the LOC108600682 gene encoding protein ABHD18 isoform X6, whose amino-acid sequence MPPSKLDSIYRRMLITKFFEKGWGKPENLRRVFQFRKIISCRDTCFKLVPRDYPVDIIKKTKYSDFTLIEGKFMTPLELHLPGVVPEAAQQAYFQFIIPNKWKHEQFKPICIHLAGTGDHAPIVLMAEKFSVRTAVEWML is encoded by the exons ATGCCACCAAGTAAGCTTGATAGCATTTACAGGCGTATGCTAATAACAAAATTCTTCGAAAAAGGATGGGGTAAACCAGAAAACTTGCGGAG AGTGTTTCAGTTCAGAAAAATAATATCCTGCAGAGATACGTGCTTTAAGCTTGTACCCCGTGACTATCCAGTTgacattataaaaaaaactaaatattcaGATTTTACCTTAATTGAAGGTAAATTTATGACACCGCTTGAACTACATTTACCTGGTGTCGTGCCTGAAGCTGCACAGCAagcatattttcaatttataatacCTAATAAATGGAAGCATGAACAGTTTAAACcaatttgtattcatttggCAGGAACGGGAGATCAT GCGCCAATTGTGCTGATGGCTGAGAAGTTCTCAGTGAGAACAGCTGTAGAGTGGATGTTATAA